A window of the Pseudoliparis swirei isolate HS2019 ecotype Mariana Trench chromosome 13, NWPU_hadal_v1, whole genome shotgun sequence genome harbors these coding sequences:
- the LOC130203183 gene encoding uncharacterized protein LOC130203183 — MLWRCFICCVFISFSLKLLLSHINRQHSRSPDFRLLCGIDGCTEEYRVYNSFYHHVKRRHSQHLHEGTRPDDGIQAGEHPLEESQVLPQQDNIQPDQLIANSSITDHQLHTHDSDEGQMGVNQDGAVTVQQDLTTRATAFVINARAKHRLSQKGMNDIVAGVQQYQSSLLDNLRKQMEGVIKKHSGSPSVYFLSGLQSPGRTPS; from the exons ATGCTTTGGCGGTGCTTTATCTGCTgcgtttttatttctttttcattgAAACTGTTATTGAGCCATATCAATCGACAGCACAGTCGCAGCCCTGATTTCAGGTTGCTCTGTGGTATTGACGGATGCACCGAGGAATATCGAGTGTACAACTCCTTCTACCATCATGTAAAGAGAAGACACTCTCAACATCTTCATGAAGGCACCAGACCAGATGACGGCATCCAAGCAGGTGAACATCCGCTGGAGGAAAGCCAAGTACTGCCACAACAA GACAACATTCAACCCGATCAGCTTATAGCCAACTCCAGCATCACTGATCACCAACTCCATACACATGACTCAGATGAAGGGCAAATGGGCGTTAACCAAGATGGAGCTGTCACAGTGCAACAA GATTTGACAACACGTGCCACTGCCTTTGTGATAAATGCCCGAGCCAAGCATCGTCTCTCACAG AAAGGCATGAATGACATTGTTGCTGGGGTACAGCAGTATCAGTCATCACTACTGGACAACCTCAGGAAGCAGATGGAGGGAGTGATAAAGAAGCATTCAGGAAGCCCATCAG TGTACTTCCTGTCTGGCCTGCAGTCACCAGGACGTACGCCGAGCTGA